The Penicillium psychrofluorescens genome assembly, chromosome: 2 nucleotide sequence ACAGATACTCAACAACACATCAAATCACCACAACCGCCACCGCAACCACAAACACAGCCAAACACAACCACCAGCGGCGTCTGGGGCGTCCTCCACAACCACACACCCCTCCAACAAATCTTCACACCATGGTTCATCCTAATCGCCACATTTACCGTACTAATGATGCTCCGTATAAATTATTTTGTTGCCACAATCCGCCAACAATACACCTATCTCCTGTCCCCCTCACAAGCCACAGCCATAAACTCCGTCttcgacatcctcctcccagtCGGCGGACTCATCTCCGTCCCCTTCACCGGGGTTTTCCTGGACAACTTCCAGACAAGAACGGTTCTCACGCTGTTGGTGGCAATAGCAACGCTCATCGGCGTGCTGGGATGTATTAGAGACAGCGTGCCTGCGGCATATGCGAATATTGTCCTCTTCGTGCTGTATAGACCGTTCTATTATACATCTGTCTCGGACTACGCGGCAAAGGTGTTCGGCTTCCGTGCGTTTGGCAAGGTGTATGGGCTGATTATATGTCTTGCGGGCGTGGGTAATTTCGCGCAGGCGGGTTTGGATGCCCTTACGCTGCATACTTTTGGTGGGGATCCTGTGCCAGTTAATGTCGTTCTCACGCTGGTTGTTGCTGTGGAAGGGACGGTGCTTGCCGGGTTTGTGGCGTGGAGGACGGGTGTTTTGcagcctgcagcagagcagggacacggagatggagatggggatggggatgaggaaggagggCAATATCCAGGTCTAGATCCAGCTCGTACAGGTAtcgctgatgatgatgcgTTGCCTGATGTCGCAGCTAGAGACTGGGAGACAGAGGAGCAGCCTCTGTTGCAGGGACAGTACCATCCGTCGTATGGGGTTGTATAGATCATTTCCCTCCCCTGGGCTACGgagctcgacctcgaccgAGAGAGCTAGTGATAGTCTACGAACACGAATATCAGATACATCAGCATTTATTGATAAGTTTGTTCGATATTGATATTGGTGTTGATGTGCTATATGAAATATTTTATTTTTCATGACAGGAAACAGTTGCGAGAAATTGCCTGAAAGACAGTGGTGTTTGGTTGATTAGTAGAACGGAATCTGTGACATGACAGTTGGAAAGGGTACATAGTATGTTCGTCGCAATGGAGTTGTGGGGTTGGATATGGATATCAGTATGAGAGTGACAAAgtgggaagagaagggaaaggtGAGCCAAACCACTGCCAGTAGGTGGAAATGGACTCTTCCAAGGAAATATCAAACATGCTGAATGGAAACAGATATAAGATCACAAGAAAGATCCGAAACACATGCTAGATGAAAGGACAAGGATGCCGCCAGAAAGAAATGAACGCCGAGGCCAGGCCAATAGTTAGAGGAACAGAACTGCATTTGTCGTGTTGGTGGGGTGGTGACAGTTAGAGATATTGTTGTGTCGTCAACAACGCGGTTTGAGGGAATAGTCCGTAAAGCTTCGTGATGAAAATCGCAGCCAGGCGGAACATAGATGTTTAGGTAAAGAGATGATCGATTGCCTCGTCGCTGCAACAGACCAGAATTTCGTGTATTTTGCTGAGGAGCTTTCGAATGGTGGGGTGGGATCAAAGAAATCGTGGCAGCATCGCAGAGCCTATTGCGGTACAGGGGTGTGCTCGATTTCAAACCAGAGCGTCTCACCCGCCACGTCGCACGCAGCGTCGTACCAGAGCATCATCTCCAGGAGATTCTTGAGCTCCGTCCATGATGACAATCCACTGCGCCGGGCCGTATCACCCAACATGGACACATACCATGTGCGCGCTGGTGAATCCACCGCAGCGATAGCGCCCAGGGTCAAAACCCACACCAAGACAATGCGGGTAGCAGGCGAGGACCAGAAAGCCGCTGCATCAGGTTGGCGGAGAACAGACTGCATTTGCAGGGCAAGGTTTAACAGCGGGGTATTCTTCGCTGGAATGGGGAAGACCACGCCGACTCCGAAGATCATGGCTGCTAGGCGAGAGGCCTCGTAGGTGGATGCATGGCTTGAATGTGAGAAATAGGGCATGATTTGGTTGGCGGGCGGTAAGGAGAGGTGGGTGTGTTGGGCGATGTTGCGCTGGTCGGCGAGAAGGGACAGGTCGAATGCGCGGGGGTTATTCTCATGTGCTTTCACGATGTTGATGTAGGTGTATATTGCCTGGAAAGCCTCGGCCATTTGCGCGGTGATGCCGATACCAAGCAGTTGTCCAAACCCGTTCTCGATGTCTGCTGGACCGTATCCGAGGATTTCTTGTGCTGATTTGCCGCGCCTGTTATCTTCCAGAGGTCGGAATTCGAACCCCGGGGCGATGCACAAACAACTGCAAGTGAAGATATCGGAGCTAGAATCTCAGGGTTAGTGGATTACAAATTCAAGCTCAAGAAACAGGCCTTACAAGCTGATTGTCGGGGCCAACCCCTTCAACGTGATAGAGTCCAACCCACCCCGTAGCTTGATCAGCTGTATCAATCCCTGAATATGAATCATATTCGGGGGTAGTCGACCGTAGACATCGATCCACTGTAGGCGCAGCAGAGGCGGATTGAACGGAGTTCGCCGATCATTTCCACTGTGCTCCTCATCCGACCTATGATGTGCCATGCAGATGACACTCAGAATGACTGCATCGCTCGCTGCGCGGGTCGGATCCCGGACAGCCTGATTGATCAACTTGATCGACTCCATCTCGCACAATTCCAGTAattgttgttgtcgaggGCCGAACGTGGCCCCAGGAATCGTGCGATTGAGCCACTGCACGCGCTGATGGCAGAGCGCAGCGAACATGAATGCCGTGAAGAGCGCGGGGTCGGTCATCGATAAGGGAAACCAGGTTTCGGGGACGGAGCGCGCAACTGCTTGGGTATTGAGAGGCCGAGAGGGTGCCAGACCGGGCCAGAGAATGGACATGCCTGTTGAGAGAGAGCAAAGGTTAGCACTGCTATGGGCCAGATTCTTGTGTCATACGAACAGTATGTCTCGCACATATGGACCATCTCCGGTGCGAAATTTGAAGGATATGTGCCGAACGGATCGAAAACCCCCGAAATCAGCGGCTCCACGGACATGATTTCACCCCAAGGGGCAGACATCTTATCCCCCGACACCATGGTCAACGAGCTATCATCACTGCTATCGCTACTCTCGCTGGACTGCGAGAGCGCAAAGGGCGACCCCTGGCATTCACGCGGCAGCTCAGCGGAGTGACCGGATCCGGAGCCAGAGGAAAACGAAGAGGCACGCGGTGCGACAAGGGCATGGGAGAAATCTCGGATGGGCTGTTTGCCCGCggcgactgctgctgctgtggaggaTTCGAGGGCGGAGGAGCGATCTTTGGTCTGGTCGGAGATCCAACGGCCGACGTGCGCGCGTACCAGACGTTGGGCAttgagcttctcgatctcggaGGAGGGTCTGGCGTTGACGAAATGGATACCCTCCTTTTTGCGCGCAGCGATGGGTTTTTTGCGAGACGACATGTCCGACGGCGCGGGCGCAGGCGCTCTAATCCCTGATCATGGGCGGAGGCAGCAAGAAGGATGAAGCATGTGCATACTGCTGCGAcaggggtggtggagatgatTAGTGTCGGGAATGGGAGAAAACGAGAAAGGGAAGTGTGTGGGGGGAGTGGAAATAGAGAACAGAGacacgaaaaagaaaagagtggggtggggaagagagagagagggagaaggaagagagaaagagcagaTCTTGTCGATagagaagagacaaagagaCACTTCTGCAGGGAAGGAAGAACAACCGTGATTTGACGGGCGGGGAGGGGGCTGGGGCAGCACTAAAACTACCTACGATGTAAACTAGTTACGGGGGAACTATGGTTCAGTAGGAGGAAATACACTCCGCCCGAATAACGAATGGCCGGATACGAGTTGAAACAGGGGCAAAAAGCAGACCAGTCCGGGGGTAGTAAGAAACATGTATGGCATGACAGCCATAATGACAGTTCGACTCCACCGATCAGGATTGCGCATGCCGATCAAGTGAGATATCATATAATTTTTACTTAGGGTTAGTTGGTTAGTTACCATTAACTGAGTCAAGTTAGTACCGATGGACTCCTATGATTATCCCCTCTAGTCAATCTCCAGCAGAGAATATCGACTGCTCACCCCCGTCGTCGGGTCCTGGTACGCCTCCAATGCCTTTTCCACAACAGCCATGTACCCCAGCACCTGTTCCTCTTGCCAGCGCCGCCCAACCACCTGCACTGCGGTCGGCAGACCCGCCATCTGTCGCGAGTCATAGTGCTTCCACGCTCCACGCGCAATGGCATTGTCGCAGCCCAGATTCCGGAGCGTCTTCTTGTACGGACCAACCAGGGCGTCGCGGATAGGATCGACATGACTGACCGGCAAGACACCAGCCGAGTAATCCAGCAGATTCCAGAGGAAAGTGTAGCCACACGACGAGACCGCGTCATGCATCGCCTTGTGCGGCAGCGCGGGAGTCGCGTTGACGGGACAGAGGATAAAGTCGAACTGCTGCTCCTGGGCATCCCACCACTGGTGCCAGGTGGCGCGGAAGGTCTCACGCTGAGCCGTCAGCGGCCACAGCTCGGCGGCAGACTTGGGCCCGAAGTCGCGGAGCAATGTCGCCAGCACCTTGTCCCGCCGGATGTACCGCACATACAGGTAGTACAGGTAACGCACGGGTCGCGGGAGGTGGGCGACACGGCTAAGCTGGATGGCGCCCGGATCCGACGGCTCGAAGCTGCGCAGGGGGGCATTGAAATGATGGCAACCGTCTGCGTTGAGCAGCTGCGAGGCCAGATTCAGGCCTGTGAAGGGGTCCGCTCCCTTGGGAGGTGCAATCTCCTTGATGGTATGTCCCGCGGCAGTGAGGGCAGCCACGGTGGTGGAGACGGCCCGCTCAATTGCCGGAGTGGGAGGCACGACGCCTTGTGCTGTCTGTCAGTACAGCCGAAACCAAACGGGGAAGACAAAACATACCGTCGCTGGTCATCAAACCCACGCGAAGCGGCCGGCCTTGCGCGTTGGCCGCCAGATCCTCCCGCCAGGAGATGGGGTGAACCGTGTAGTCGTACTTCCACGGTTCCATTCCTACAATGGTGCGGGTGAAGTAGGTCAGGTCGTTCAGAGTGCGAGCCATCGGACTGAACACACTGGGGATGCCCTCTTGCCCGGCCATGCTGGTGCTCACGCCGACCTTGGGCCAGCGACCGGTGCTGCAGCGGAGGGAATAGATACCGCTCCAAGCAGCGGGCACGCGCACCGATCCCGCGACATCAGAGCCAATGCCGATGCGACCACCCTGCGCCAGGAGTGCGGCCTCCCCACCCGTCGAGCCACCGGGCGAGTATCCAGGGGAATGCGGGTTGAGACAGTGGCCCCAGAGGCCGTTGGCCGACTCGAACGACAAGAGGGTGATTGGGAGAGCCGTCTTAGCGTATGGCACGGCACCTGGCGAGCAGTCAGAAACAATACCAGAACCAAACAGGATATCTCATACCTGCATCCTTCAGGAGCTTGACCATAGGTCCATCTTCCGAGATCGGCTGATTGGCCTTGGTCGAGTAACCGAGAGTGGTGTCAAACCCCTTGACATGCAGCGAATCCTTCAGCGAGATGGGGATACCAGCCAACGGGCCCTTGAGGTTAATCTCGGACTGCAGCCAGGTCTCCGCCTCGGGGATCAATAGCTCTGTGATGCAGTTGGTGCGCTCCTGTGCGCGCTTGGCGACCTTGCCGTAGGCGCGGAGGACATCGATGGGCTCGACGGCGGAGTTGTGGATGTCCTGGACGAGCTCCTCGATGGGTTTGTCGAGGATGTTTGCCTTGTCGGACTTTGTGATGTGGAGGTGGTATGGGGCGGGGAGATTGGCGAATCGGTCCCTTCGTTGCTGTTGTTTTTGGGCCCTGGGCAGGGGTTAGTGATTGGGTGTAGCATCTAAGAGGTGGTTAGGACTGACCGGATTTGCCGGTAAGTGAAATAATCAAACGGGGGCAACATGGTGGCTagggtggaagaagtcaagAAGCCGATTCATATTCTATGAGGGGGCGTTCGGGTCGTAGTTATAGCTGCGGGGGGAGGTGGAGTTGGTTGCGATAAGCCGACGATAGGCGAGTGGCCGAGGCGAATACGGCAGTAGTACCATGTAAGCGCAGGGAAGAGTAGTTAACTCGCAGAGATAGGGGTTATTTGGGTTGAATGGTTGGTTTGAGAATTATTTTATAATTACAGACGACTATAGGGACCACCTCATGTAGGATAGGCAGTCCCGGCAGATGCGAGTAcacatccatcccttctAGGAAGGTATATGCGGAACCAGATAGAGATACAGAGTGATTAAATATCCAATGCCCTAACCATTCAAGAAACCCGCTGGAGGCGGTGGGTATAAATAATCTCCAGATTCAGCTatcaacatccccatcaAACCGAGTCTATGCTGACTGCACACTCGCCTGGCCCTGCAACCAATTATGCTCACTGAGCCACCAGACCACCACGCCACCGGCCACAAGGCACAATATGAGCATGCAGATCATGaagccgacgaggagactGCGTCTGCGCTTCTTGTGTTCGCGCGAGAGCCACGATTCTCTGATGGGTCTTAGTTAGTAGGGTTTTGGGTTGGATGACAGTAAAGGGCGGGTGGATAGGTTCGtactcttcttccttcttcttttgcttctcttTCGCCTTTTGTTTCTCCTTCCGCTCCttttccatcttcttcagctcctttTGGTCTATTATCTTCTCTGGTTCGGTTGTTTCGGGTTGTGCTTGTGCTTCGGGTTTGGTTTCGGGGTTGGCTTCCGCATCTGCTACTTCTTGCTTGTGCACGGCTGCGGAGAAACGCTTCCAGAAGTAGGGGTCGCGGACGAGGGCCATTGTCGAGACTGTGGTCAAGAACTTGAGATGGAAGATTGATTAAAGGAAGCAATGTTGATTTGAGATGTTGTGTCGGCTGGGTTGGACGGTGTTTTTGTCAACACTCGGGACGGAAGGGATGTATGTCTCAGAAGTGCGACAATAACAATAAACAACAAACAATAAAAACGCAGGGCAAGCAATAATATAGGTAGTGATTAAATGCAAATAGGATTAAAAGGAGGCTAAAAGAAAGACAAGCCGTCAAAATAAGATGGAAAACCCATGAGCAGTTCGAGGGTACATGCGACACTTAACTAACCGCGCAGGCTGGGGGATGTGTCTCTATGTACCATCCGCAGGCAAACGCACATCTCCCTCCCGCGCCATGTCGTCGGTGGGTCTATCGAGCTGATAGGAGGATGTGATAGGTGAGAGCTGGTTGAGAATGTCGGGTAGTTGGGCATGGCATGTCGATCGTAGAATGAAGGGTTGCTGGGAGAGTAGATGAACAACAGCGAGCCAATAAAGTTGGGTTTTATGCTTAACTGGAATGCGACCGCCCAATGTGAGGCAGCAGTCCTACGAGTAGTTATGTATCGGAGTTGGCTTGTTCGTATATTTAAATGTATCAGATGacctgaagaagcgcaccTATTGGACAAAAGCAGAGGTAACAAGACAGGCCTACGCAAGCATCTAGGGAGCGATACTCCATTACAGCTCTGTGCCACTAATCTCAGTTTACCCCAATAAGAATATATATTCGTGAACTGATGCTAAGGGGTCAAGTAGTGATGCGCGTAAATGCATGGAAACTAAGAGCTCCCGTACGGGTTGTCTTCGATACATTGAAATGTGGGCGGAATACCCACGCCAACACCCAGATCAACAATtgaacaagatccagaaCAACATTGATCATTACCCGCACACAGCGCACCATCTAGATACAAAGTCAGATATAAACAATTCATATCGAAGGAATTTAAATTTCGAGAATCCAAAGAGAGATAGTATTACTTTCACCACAATCCGGAGTAACCTGGCCTGGGAGTGTGTTAGCTTCTCTATCTTGGCTTTCTCTTTGATCTGCTATAGCACCAGAGGAAGATCAAGAGATTTAGCTCCAGAATGTTACTCGTGCACACTGTTTCGCTTCATCGGAATCCGGATACTCGCCGCCAAGTAAggcctccagcagctgggtTTTTGTGTATTACATGTCGCTCCGGGGTACAGAGTAGAGGCGTCAGAATTATGACCTGGTTACAAAATTACCTAGAGACAATTGAAGTGCCACTGGGGTTTGTTCTCCACACATCTGGCCAGTGGGGATTTCTATACAAACCCGCCATTCATGGGTCCCGTGAAGTCGGTGGATGGGGGTACTGTTAGTCCATTATCAGATGAAGGTCAAACAGGGCGAAACCGGGGCTAAAGGTGTAGCTGCCCTCCTGCCCCCGGCCCCAATAGGTCCAGTGGAGATTCGCTTTTTGTTTGTCCGTCAGGCAGGACTGCAGCGCTGATTCTCGTAATTCCATTGAAATGCAGCCAGTATTCCGTAAAAATGGATGACCGCTGCCGTAGAAACCGAAACATGAAATATTTGGTGGGAGGAGCCCCAAATGTC carries:
- a CDS encoding uncharacterized protein (ID:PFLUO_003440-T1.cds;~source:funannotate); amino-acid sequence: MSSRKKPIAARKKEGIHFVNARPSSEIEKLNAQRLVRAHVGRWISDQTKDRSSALESSTAAAVAAGKQPIRDFSHALVAPRASSFSSGSGSGHSAELPRECQGSPFALSQSSESSDSSDDSSLTMVSGDKMSAPWGEIMSVEPLISGVFDPFGTYPSNFAPEMVHMCETYCMSILWPGLAPSRPLNTQAVARSVPETWFPLSMTDPALFTAFMFAALCHQRVQWLNRTIPGATFGPRQQQLLELCEMESIKLINQAVRDPTRAASDAVILSVICMAHHRSDEEHSGNDRRTPFNPPLLRLQWIDVYGRLPPNMIHIQGLIQLIKLRGGLDSITLKGLAPTISFSDIFTCSCLCIAPGFEFRPLEDNRRGKSAQEILGYGPADIENGFGQLLGIGITAQMAEAFQAIYTYINIVKAHENNPRAFDLSLLADQRNIAQHTHLSLPPANQIMPYFSHSSHASTYEASRLAAMIFGVGVVFPIPAKNTPLLNLALQMQSVLRQPDAAAFWSSPATRIVLVWVLTLGAIAAVDSPARTWYVSMLGDTARRSGLSSWTELKNLLEMMLWYDAACDVAGETLWFEIEHTPVPQ
- a CDS encoding uncharacterized protein (ID:PFLUO_003441-T1.cds;~source:funannotate) gives rise to the protein MLPPFDYFTYRQIRAQKQQQRRDRFANLPAPYHLHITKSDKANILDKPIEELVQDIHNSAVEPIDVLRAYGKVAKRAQERTNCITELLIPEAETWLQSEINLKGPLAGIPISLKDSLHVKGFDTTLGYSTKANQPISEDGPMVKLLKDAGAVPYAKTALPITLLSFESANGLWGHCLNPHSPGYSPGGSTGGEAALLAQGGRIGIGSDVAGSVRVPAAWSGIYSLRCSTGRWPKVGVSTSMAGQEGIPSVFSPMARTLNDLTYFTRTIVGMEPWKYDYTVHPISWREDLAANAQGRPLRVGLMTSDAQGVVPPTPAIERAVSTTVAALTAAGHTIKEIAPPKGADPFTGLNLASQLLNADGCHHFNAPLRSFEPSDPGAIQLSRVAHLPRPVRYLYYLYVRYIRRDKVLATLLRDFGPKSAAELWPLTAQRETFRATWHQWWDAQEQQFDFILCPVNATPALPHKAMHDAVSSCGYTFLWNLLDYSAGVLPVSHVDPIRDALVGPYKKTLRNLGCDNAIARGAWKHYDSRQMAGLPTAVQVVGRRWQEEQVLGYMAVVEKALEAYQDPTTGVSSRYSLLEID
- a CDS encoding uncharacterized protein (ID:PFLUO_003442-T1.cds;~source:funannotate) yields the protein MALVRDPYFWKRFSAAVHKQEVADAEANPETKPEAQAQPETTEPEKIIDQKELKKMEKERKEKQKAKEKQKKKEEEYEPIHPPFTVIQPKTLLTKTHQRIVALARTQEAQTQSPRRLHDLHAHIVPCGRWRGGLVAQ